The following coding sequences lie in one Xylocopa sonorina isolate GNS202 chromosome 15, iyXylSono1_principal, whole genome shotgun sequence genomic window:
- the Wbp2 gene encoding WW domain binding protein 2 isoform X1, whose amino-acid sequence MSLNTAHANGGVLIHAGECILLFCDNVTMEFHGQEQPEFFGTKRGRLYLTTHRMIFNAKEQKEKMQSFSFPFVTLSEVEVEQPMFGANYIKGKCRAQPNGNWIGECKFKLHFKSGGAIEFGQAMLRAAAMAQRNGPANDAPPPYQPPTSNWYAAPPPAYQAAQTGYYGWLPRNDAFPDSPPANSVYMTDMPPPYPGINTPYQGYASVPPQGAWGNSSQQSGWTQPQQNGAPGWANPSYNNQPMSQAGAYPNYGQPAYNSYPQNPPPYTAYAQGGNYPQSGYYPPQNPYNPYPPNY is encoded by the exons ATGTCATTAAACACAGCGCACGCCAACGGCGGCGTTCTAATACACGCCGGGGAATG CATACTGTTATTCTGTGACAATGTCACTATGGAGTTCCACGGTCAAGAGCAGCCAGAATTTTTTGGAACCAAACGCGGCAGATTATACCTAACAACGCACAGAATGATCTTTAATGCTAAGgagcaaaaagaaaaaatgcaGTCCTTCAGCTTTCCATTCGTAACGCTGAGCGAAGTCGAAGTGGAACAGCCAATGTTTGGTGCCAACTACATTAAAGGCAAATGCAGGGCCCAACCGAACGGCAACTGGATCGGTGAATGTAAATTTAAGTTGCATTTCAAAAGCGGCGGTGCGATAGAATTTGGTCAGGCTATGCTAAGAGCAGCAGCAATGG CTCAACGTAACGGACCCGCGAACGATGCTCCACCACCGTATCAACCGccgacatcaaattggtacgcGGCGCCACCACCTGCTTACCAAGCAGCGCAAACTGGATATTATGGATGGCTACCAAGAAACGATGCATTTCCAGATTCACCACCAG CGAACAGCGTATACATGACGGATATGCCACCTCCGTATCCTGGTATAAATACGCCTTATCAGGGATACGCGAGCGTACCGCCGCAAGGTGCATGGGGCAATTCCAGTCAACAGTCGGGTTGGACACAGCCGCAACAAAACGGAGCACCAGGATGGGCTAATCCAAGTTACAATAATCAACCAATGTCCCAAGCAGGTGCGTATCCAAACTATGGACAACCGGCATATAACAGTTATCCGCAGAATCCTCCACCGTATACTGCGTATGCTCAAGGTGGTAATTATCCGCAATCTGGTTACTATCCGCCACAGAATCCTTACAATCCATACCCGCCTAATTACTAA